A window of Glycine soja cultivar W05 chromosome 2, ASM419377v2, whole genome shotgun sequence genomic DNA:
ttaattttcaaaatgcaaTTAAACAAGGTTACTCAAACAGATTGTGGAGGGTGGTGTAAGGAACAAATGAGAGTGTGAAATTGAGGGAGAGGTTAAAcaagatgaaaacaaaaggaTGGAATCTACCAACTGCTTCTgatttttggtttttgaaacacttgttttagaaacaatttttaaaacttatcaaAACAATTGCTGAGTAGTGtagaattattttagaaaacagttttcaaaacaaaaaagtgaaaagggaaTCAAACAAGCCCTTACTCTCAGCACCTCCGAGGCGATTCACACACTCAACAAACTTCTCATGAAGCTCCTGAGTCCATCTTATTCTTGTTTTACTTGAAACTACTGATCCATTTGAACTAGAGTTTCCAGAATTAGTTGGCATGCTACCTGTTGGAGACAGCATCTCTTGCTGAGAAGAAAAACTAAGCTGTGCAGAAGGCAAATTGAATGAGCCACAAGAAACCTACAAAAGATGCAATAACAACATAAGGCAATCAATGGAGGAGCAATGGGCAAAACTAAATATGGGGTTGGCAAAAACTTACTGTTTGACCCTGATTTCCCTTAGAAGGAATTGAAGGGCTTCTACTAATTGGGGCAGCATCATCAATGAATAACTTATGTTGTTCAATTGGAAGAAAATTGCTGCCAGGAAAATCCCCACATGggattttattaaatgtttcaaGAGATCTAACACATTGATCACtattcaaatgaaatttgagCATTTCTTGCAAGGGATTTGACAAGTCAAATTTGGGGGGAGGTTGGTTTGCTAATGAAGGCATGAATAGGCTTTGCCTGAGAGATTGATATAAAGGAAATTCCATATCATTAAACTTGGAGGAATGAGACATCAAAGATGGATTGCCAATTTGGCTATCATATTGAGGGAAACCACCCATGCACATTTCTGTTGCATAAAAGGCTGAAGCAGGAGACTTGAAACGGCTTATGATGCTGCTAGATGATTTGTTTTGGCCTATGTGTGGTTCCTGTTCCACTCCTCCACCACTGGCCATTGCAAGTGGCTGATTGCAAGTTCCCATATTTGAAGCCTGTCTCACATCAAAATATTGACTAGAACAATTGCCAAACTCAGAATTCCAATCACCATTTAGGCCATAGCTTTGTTGAGTCCGTCCTACACAATCAATCCTGTTCTCGTTCATTTATAGACAACCCAAATGTCCCTTCAAAATTTGGCAAGAAGAGTTGCAAAATAATAGTTCAAATTTCTGGAGCATACGTGAATCTATGAGAGGTTCATCCTTATTAAGGGGCACCCTTTTGAAGGgtgaagggaagaagaaaacaagaacCAGAAACGCAACAAGAAGATTGGAAAGGTAAGAATGGTAAGGCTAAATTCCAGCCTTATGGCATAAAGTGCTGTTTTTATTCCTGAAGACTTCATGAATAAGATTTGAATCTAATTTGCCTAAATGCTACCATGCAaggtaattatttattattattttttgtttgagagCACACTTATAAAGACAATTTTGTTGGAGTAGGTTAAAACTACTATTATAAGTAGTAAAACCTTCCCTCCGAATATTTAATGTAGCTACGCTCCTAGATTCCATCTTGAGATTACTTATGCGTTAGGtggttttcattatttattattaggaaAGAAACAATTATCTACTGACACAACCGAAGTACAGAACACTGAAAAGAACAAAGCTcgataaacaaaataaataattttgtctaATGTTGTCTTCAAGtgcatttaaaacaaaatgcaaaagaatcagaagaaagaagaaagatgaaAGCTAAAGCAACCAAACTTGAATGAGTCACAAATAGAGGTTCACAACCGCCCCAAAACTATTACTAAATACTTATTCATCATCTTGAAATTGTAGAATATTGTTATGGGCATCTATAGTGTGATAATAAAATGTTAGATAAAGATACTCGCATAAATTCACAAGTAAAAGATCTGCAATTATTCTTATATTGGATTCGGAAGAAATAACTTTAGCCACCCACAGgggtaataattaaatatgaatatagATAGCCAAATCATCCTTTccgaaaagagaaaatatatattagactTAAAAATCTTGTCCCATTTGCCAGACACTGCATCTTGCAAAGTGGGGTATCAGAAATTACCGAAAAAGTGTAACTAACTTATATTCATCTTAAAAGCATAACAGAATTTCAACTACAGAATTCCCAACATTGCTCAGTAACCTTAATGGGGCTTTCCATTAACGAAAGGTAAAAGGATATACACATATTCTGCGTATTCATCCACTGTCACTTCCTTCTGGCCATTGATTTGTCATGGTCAAAGTGCAAGAAATATCTTTTAACTGTTGGTCAATTTTATTCATACTTATAAGaaattgattgaataataaatgaatttaatatcAATGTAAtgatattgtaaaataattttacacgattatttaatcacaaattattatttaattattttaagataattattttaaaaattaataaacttattatatatgataatgggttgtgattggatgatgataaaaagaattttacacGCACATATCCAGTCTTATTTctcacaacaaataaaaaaactcataagaaattgagttgtgaatTTTTGAATGACTTCTCTAAACATGAGTATAAACTCATAAAACTGAAACGAAAATACtctaaaaaacaattatagaCATAATTAATGATTGAAACTCCAattatttcatgattttattttaattttatattttctattgttAACTAGGGGGTGATAAAATTGACTAATTTGACCTGCtttgcacccccccccccccaaaatgGGACGGGCAGTGGTGCCCCCTGAGGGCAGTCGAAATGGGCGACCGCCTAGGGTTCCATTTTTAGAAGGGCACCAATATACctcatataaatattaaaataaaaaattataaaatttaaattatatattataaaaaccaaataattacatataatttaCTTGAGGGAAACAATGACCACTAATTAATCAACTAATGAGGGATATTTCAACTTCTcgataaaaatcaattttgagaAAATGAATTGGTAAATTATGCACACAATATTgaacaaaaatgttattttaaataattttaataatgaatttattaataattacaaaaacaatttttaaatgaatatgaaacataatttgttaaatttgtcCAGAACACCAAAAATTTCAAGACCGACCCTGGAGACAAGTTGACCCgctagaaatgaaaaaaaaaaaaaaaagacaaagttaAAGTTAAAGTTTCGTAAAACTTAACAAAATTGACAAATTTGGTTGAAGGACctaatttgatttgaatataaattttcCTATTAGTAATAGAAGAATTGAGTTTATAAATAATAGTAACAACAATACcaaatatgtaattaataaatttgaagaACAGTGAAAACTTTTAACAAAAATGACGCAAATTGTCAAGCATATTAATTCTAATTGCAAGACTGAACATATATTAGAGTGAAAGCTTGTACCTAAATAGTGTTTActtaatatttacattttttttttaataaacatagTTGCCCGTGGGTCAACCAGCCTTGCCCCACCGATGTCTCATTAAGTTGACAGGCTGGGTGGAGTAGGTTGACGAGTTGAGCAACCTACCCTAACCTGCTATTTTTAAGTGGGTTGAAGGGTTTGACCTGTCAGTCCTATTCATCACAAAATATTGTAatctcaaaattaattaaaaaaattattacaaaatttggtAACTAATTTTTATGTGTTGAAGTTAGAATGTCTTGCTCACTATTCTATATGCGATTTGAAAGTATAATATCCTCTTTGCATTTATATAATGCAAGTTTGATTGTTTTACTTTATGTTCAATGAACACAGAAACTTTAACAAGCAAAACAACACAAATTTTAGGGTAAATTATACTtgacttttttttgtagttcaatactttcttgaagtatttgtctatttttgcacttatattctttttatagtttggactaaaatgaaattcaaaattatgttatatagataataatattgattCAGTTGTATATTTTCTTATGATTAGGAATAGCAAtcgaaattctaaaaaaaaaaaattaattatatgcaCACACATAAAACATGAGATTTAATCAAGTTTGATAAGTGTGTCTATGTCCTAAGAGAAGAACGGTTGCTTCTATTATTAATTGGCAAATAggattacataattatttacgAAATAGAAACTTGTACAGATTTACAATATCACCCTTGTAGTGTACCGCGAGGGCTTCACCTCCCGCACCCCCAACGCATGTAATAACCCAACAATAGGCTGTGGTCGCCCAATCCGCTCCTCTCCACTATGCCCAAGTATCTGTCCACCCATAGAAAGAGTCATGCACAACGTTTATCATTTAATCGATCTCCCTCGTATATATAGTTTAGATTAtagttaaaatgttaaaaattctagagtaaattttgtgtttcctATTTTACTTATGACCTTGGTCTATGTATGAAAGGTTGTTATGCGCTAACTGCATGGtaagaattttatattattctttgtaccaactttaaaatatttttcacttaGCCAATGTAGTAACACCTAGTGTTTTAAATTTGGTTCGAGGTTCAATCCATTTAACATGGCACAACGGCTCAAAGGGAGAAGCAACTAACTTAGATTTTGTTGAAGTCATAAAACAACATTATCCAAATATAATATGCTTAGGAACTAAAGAGTCCTTCTCGGATCAGAGTAAAATGATGGTTTTTTACTCCATGATAGGCTAATATTGTCCTTTAGAGACGTTAAGCCCCGTGTTAGGAAATTTATCCTGTCTTAGAACCCTATAAATACAACAACTCGGCCCAAAGGAAAAATTAACCTAACTCATTATAAGGTGTTGAGCAAAGTCAATGTCAATATACATGTATGAGATTGCTACAACATCCTAGGTATACAAAGGGGTCCACCGAATCCTTAAGTATAGTGATAAAGTTTTATTTCATAATACAATCAACGGAAACAATGTCAAGTCTATATTTATTACATGCAATCACCTTGCCAAAATAACTAATAACTTTGTGTTAGAATACCTTTTATAGATACACTATCCTTTTCCACCATATCTCAGCCGCATAAGAAAGGAGGATCATCATATTCACAACTTGAATCTTGGTCAATGACAAACATGTCTTAATCAAACTtacatcaaagatcaatcaaaatcaaCCTCAATTACCTCAAACACGATATCTAGTATTTTATCATTAGTGTATTAAAAAGACTTTAGTAAATTCTCCAACAAGTTGACCAATATATGACTCAATATATACACATtgtttgaattgtatttttttatatattttaattgctCTACCCACATCACCTAATTAAGCAATATGcttagttacttttttttttctcactatatctttgttttgttcaatttcattTCACTATTATTGTTATCCTTTTAGCGACGATTCTAAACTATCGCTAATTGTTAAACTAActatgaaattgaaaataaacaataacattCATATGACTTTTGAGCTGTAAACAACAAAATGTAGTCCTAGAATTTATCCAAAGAATGCATTTTAGACATAATTGTACTTTTTAACgtcaatattttagtttttaacaaattttatcctCAACATATTAGTTTCATGCATATTACttccaaatttttttaactagtgaatttttcctttcattgttGAGATTATGCGAAATGCTAAAACAGTTGCACTTTTTAGGTTAAATACctttttagtccttgtaaattatatttgttttctttttatccttaaattgctttaaatagtattttaattactgaaaaaagtattatttaaacTGTTTTAAGaacgaaaaacaaaacaaacataatttttaaggaTTAGAAGCAATTTTTTTGCAAGGATGACAAATCAAAAAACTATAAAGTACAAGgactaaaaatgtatttaaatatattttttatcctcaactttttacttttggtttTACCTCcacttaatttttactttttagtgaattttatcccaaatttttacatttatgtCAACATGTTACGCCAACTAACTCAAAGACGGAAGATAAAATTTGcaagtttttttaatagttagtagTAAAATGCACCATATTAATTTATTGTGGATAAAATtagtcaaaagaaaataaaaattttgaagtTAAAAGTACAATTAGACTTGAGAGATATAAGGTAGGTTGGAtggttaaaagaaaagaaaaaggaaggaaaacaccacaagaaaaaatgttattacCGACGGAATATATTTCATAGGAAAATATTGAATTTCTAACGGATATATATTCCATCAGAAAGTTGAAATTAACGAAGGATTTGATTTTGtcgaaaatttaaataattccaATGGATTTTTTCGACAAAATATATATCCAtcgaaaattaaaattctccAGAACAAAACGACCCTAGTCTTGGTCAGTCCCTCATTCGTGTTGCTTTCTCCTTACATATTTGCCATCATGCTCTGTCCACCACCCTTGCTGTCATGCTCTATCTGCAGCCCTCACTGTCGTGCTCTGTCAACCACCGTCGTCGTGACCCTAGTTTGTGGTCACGGGTTTGTGAAAACCTCATtgtcattttccttttttaccaCGTCGTGCCCCCGCCGTGCTCACTAGTTTGCCTTGTTTTGTGCAAGTCCACCTTAGTCCAATTGCTGGTCACCTGCGTCCTGCTTCCATTTTTCGTTTGATTTCAAATCGtgagttttaattttcttttttgtgattTTCCTGCTTCCATTTTTCAACTCTAGGTGGGTACTGATTCATGTCTTCTTTTTCGTGGTTACATATGTCGTATCCATGTTAAGTTGCCCACCACATTGAAACTCAGATTCAGTCTAACACCAAAGGCCTCTAAGCAATCTGAGTTTGGTTCCAATCTGGTTCTGCTTGGTTGCTGCAGAAGAGAAGTGAGACAAGTATCTAacctttgaatttttgtataaaGGAAAGCAAGTGCACGAGTGCCACAAGTATATTCCAGCTACCTAAGGGTCAAGTGAGTTTTATATTCCTATTTTATGTTATGTGTTTTTGTTGGCTGATCACTTTTAGTGCTTGAATGGCTGAATGAGCATGCCATGCCTGAAGTAATTGTTTATGTGGCTGATGATTCTTTGGTAAAGAGCTGTTTTTGGCATCCCTTGGTCTACATGAGTACTTCTTCTGTCATTCTATGTATGTTATGTATGATATCATTCTTATTTCGTATCATAGACATTGGCAAATGGCAATTTTAGTTTGTtggacatttttgtaattactattattatttttctaattttttgtttctcgAATATTATTGGATGCAACAGACTTTGTGGAACTAGTACGTCCAATCCAAGATAAATATCTATTTATCTCCTATTTGCTTTTATAATTTGAAGAAGTATATTAGTGTGTGTGTTTCAGTTCGTCTAATGTTTTGGTTGATTGCAATGATGTGATACAAACCAAGCCCAAATTATAAAGGACATGTCAGGATAGCAAAGTCGGTcgcattaattatttaaacataGGTATAGACTATAAACATATTTAGCTCAGTTAATTATCTTATAAGTTTTACATGCAGTTTAAGTTTCAAGATATATTctagaaatttttatttttctagtaTTTTGTTTCAACTGGCGTGGGAAgactattttttcataaaaatattattgtttaataaataattaactaagcagattatatgtttattatacaattttgataaaaacaaattagtaGACATAAGTATAATAATtgacttaattattttctttttcctttttttcattaataaatatgttacaaattttatcatttggtaAAGGAATGGAATTTAACTATCAATCCGTGAATGTGTGTGATTTGAGATATCAATATTAACGTATTTCATCTCAATCTTCTTTTGACTTCTATTTTTTACTTCtgattttcaattcatttattgttttttttctcagttttttaacaacttttttataattctttattaaatatatacacGTGA
This region includes:
- the LOC114392492 gene encoding myb family transcription factor PHL5-like isoform X2, with the protein product MNENRIDCVGRTQQSYGLNGDWNSEFGNCSSQYFDVRQASNMGTCNQPLAMASGGGVEQEPHIGQNKSSSSIISRFKSPASAFYATEMCMGGFPQYDSQIGNPSLMSHSSKFNDMEFPLYQSLRQSLFMPSLANQPPPKFDLSNPLQEMLKFHLNSDQCVRSLETFNKIPCGDFPGSNFLPIEQHKLFIDDAAPISRSPSIPSKGNQGQTVSCGSFNLPSAQLSFSSQQEMLSPTGSMPTNSGNSSSNGSVVSSKTRIRWTQELHEKFVECVNRLGGAETTPKAILRLMDSDGLTIFQVKSHLQKYRIAKFMPQPTQGKSDKRTNAENVHLDVKTGFQIREALQLQLDVQRRLHEQLEIQRKLQLRIEEQGKQLKMMFDQQQKTTDSHLITENSDRPISSKDVLVSIYEGSENSLFSSKIS
- the LOC114392492 gene encoding myb family transcription factor PHL5-like isoform X1, whose product is MNENRIDCVGRTQQSYGLNGDWNSEFGNCSSQYFDVRQASNMGTCNQPLAMASGGGVEQEPHIGQNKSSSSIISRFKSPASAFYATEMCMGGFPQYDSQIGNPSLMSHSSKFNDMEFPLYQSLRQSLFMPSLANQPPPKFDLSNPLQEMLKFHLNSDQCVRSLETFNKIPCGDFPGSNFLPIEQHKLFIDDAAPISRSPSIPSKGNQGQTVSCGSFNLPSAQLSFSSQQEMLSPTGSMPTNSGNSSSNGSVVSSKTRIRWTQELHEKFVECVNRLGGAEKATPKAILRLMDSDGLTIFQVKSHLQKYRIAKFMPQPTQGKSDKRTNAENVHLDVKTGFQIREALQLQLDVQRRLHEQLEIQRKLQLRIEEQGKQLKMMFDQQQKTTDSHLITENSDRPISSKDVLVSIYEGSENSLFSSKIN